The following are encoded in a window of Acidobacteriota bacterium genomic DNA:
- the ccoN gene encoding cytochrome-c oxidase, cbb3-type subunit I — MKTTSENAGAPRLESFVYDDGIVRQFLLATVVWGIVGMGAGLFAALELVLPQLNMELPWLTFGRLRPLHTNAAIFAFAGNAIFTAVYYSSQRLLKARMFSDVLSRLHFWGWQLIIVLAAITLPSGYTQGKEYAELEWPIDILIALVWIVFAVNFFGTIARRRERHLYVALWFYIATIVAITVLHVFNNLVVPAGWLKSYPIYAGVQDAMMQWWYGHNAVAFFLTTPFLGLMYYFLPKAADRPVFSYKLSILHFWALVFIYIWAGPHHLHYTAVPAWASTLGMLFSIMLWMPSWGGMLNGLLTLRGAWQKVAEDPILKFFVVGVTFYGMSTFEGPVLSIKSVNALSHYTDWTIAHVHSGTLGWVGFMTFGMLYWLMPRVFQTELWSKRLATTHFWIGTIGILMYVVPMYFAGLTQGLMWRAFDSNGLLRYGDFMETVTRLMPYYWMRAAGGAIYLTGAFLLVVNLVATWARRPSRYAEPVQQAAALSPVYTEEPIPPSRLTNVAEIAKKLDVFAQARWHRRWERLPLRFTVWVTVAVVSASLFEIVPTFVIKSNVKTIASVQPYTPLELAGRDIYIREGCYNCHSQMIRPMRHETERYGEYSKAGEFVYDRPFQWGSRRIGPDLHRIGQSNASVSWHVRHLNRPTDTSPGSIMPSFPWLLENEFDFSSIEAKVRAWRRLGVPYDVGTAVEQARAQARQVFEKLVDEDPTYAGSGLESKEVIPLVAYLLRLGTDISKPPPDTGRRIASGQADTPDASE, encoded by the coding sequence ATGAAGACGACGAGCGAGAATGCCGGGGCCCCGCGGCTCGAGAGCTTCGTCTACGACGACGGAATCGTGCGGCAGTTCCTGCTGGCGACGGTGGTCTGGGGCATCGTCGGTATGGGGGCGGGGCTGTTCGCCGCACTGGAGCTGGTGCTGCCGCAGCTCAACATGGAGCTGCCGTGGCTCACGTTCGGCCGGCTGCGCCCACTTCACACCAATGCAGCGATCTTCGCCTTCGCCGGCAACGCGATCTTCACCGCGGTGTACTACTCGTCACAGCGTCTCCTGAAGGCGAGGATGTTCAGCGACGTGCTCAGCCGCCTGCACTTCTGGGGCTGGCAGCTCATCATCGTCCTCGCGGCGATCACCCTTCCCTCCGGCTACACCCAGGGCAAGGAGTACGCCGAGCTGGAATGGCCGATCGACATCCTCATCGCCCTGGTCTGGATCGTGTTCGCAGTCAACTTCTTCGGAACGATCGCGCGTCGGAGGGAACGTCACCTCTACGTCGCCTTGTGGTTCTACATCGCGACGATCGTCGCCATTACCGTTCTCCACGTTTTCAACAACCTGGTCGTTCCCGCCGGGTGGCTGAAGAGCTACCCGATCTACGCCGGGGTCCAGGACGCGATGATGCAGTGGTGGTACGGCCACAACGCCGTCGCGTTCTTCCTCACCACGCCCTTCCTCGGGCTGATGTACTACTTCCTGCCGAAGGCCGCCGACCGGCCGGTGTTCAGCTACAAGCTGTCGATCCTCCACTTCTGGGCGCTGGTCTTCATCTATATCTGGGCGGGCCCCCATCACCTCCACTACACCGCCGTCCCCGCCTGGGCCTCCACCCTCGGCATGCTGTTTTCGATCATGCTCTGGATGCCGTCCTGGGGAGGGATGCTCAACGGACTCCTGACCCTCCGCGGCGCCTGGCAGAAGGTCGCCGAGGATCCGATCCTGAAGTTCTTCGTCGTGGGCGTGACGTTCTACGGGATGAGCACCTTCGAGGGGCCAGTGCTGTCCATCAAGAGCGTGAACGCCCTGTCCCACTACACCGACTGGACGATCGCCCACGTGCACTCGGGAACGCTCGGCTGGGTCGGATTCATGACCTTCGGAATGCTCTACTGGCTCATGCCGCGCGTGTTCCAGACCGAGCTTTGGAGCAAGCGCCTGGCCACCACGCACTTCTGGATCGGCACGATCGGCATCCTGATGTACGTGGTTCCGATGTACTTCGCCGGGCTCACCCAGGGCCTCATGTGGCGCGCCTTCGACTCCAATGGCCTGCTGCGGTACGGCGATTTCATGGAGACGGTGACGCGGCTCATGCCTTACTACTGGATGCGGGCCGCCGGTGGTGCCATCTACCTCACGGGGGCGTTCCTGCTGGTGGTGAATCTCGTGGCGACCTGGGCGCGGCGTCCGTCCCGGTACGCGGAGCCGGTGCAGCAGGCCGCAGCGCTGAGCCCGGTGTACACCGAAGAGCCGATCCCCCCGTCACGGCTGACGAACGTCGCCGAGATCGCCAAGAAGCTCGACGTCTTCGCCCAGGCCCGCTGGCACCGCCGGTGGGAGCGGTTGCCGCTGAGATTCACGGTCTGGGTGACGGTCGCCGTGGTCAGCGCATCGTTGTTCGAGATCGTGCCGACGTTCGTGATCAAGTCCAACGTGAAGACCATCGCGTCGGTGCAGCCCTATACGCCGCTCGAGCTGGCCGGGCGCGACATCTACATCCGGGAGGGCTGCTACAACTGTCACTCCCAGATGATCCGGCCGATGCGGCACGAAACGGAGCGCTACGGCGAGTACTCGAAGGCGGGGGAGTTCGTCTATGACCGTCCGTTCCAGTGGGGTTCGCGGCGCATCGGCCCGGACCTGCACCGGATCGGGCAGTCGAACGCGAGCGTCTCGTGGCACGTCCGGCATCTCAACAGGCCGACCGACACGAGTCCCGGGTCGATCATGCCCTCGTTCCCGTGGCTCCTGGAGAACGAGTTCGACTTCTCCAGCATCGAGGCCAAGGTGAGGGCCTGGCGCCGTCTCGGCGTTCCCTACGATGTCGGGACCGCCGTGGAGCAGGCACGGGCGCAGGCCAGGCAGGTGTTCGAGAAGCTGGTCGACGAGGACCCGACCTACGCGGGGAGCGGTCTCGAGTCGAAGGAGGTCATTCCGCTGGTGGCCTACCTGCTCCGCCTCGGAACCGATATCTCCAAGCCGCCGCCGGACACCGGCCGGCGTATCGCGAGCGGGCAGGCGGACACCCCGGACGCCTCGGAGTGA